A DNA window from Agrobacterium vaccinii contains the following coding sequences:
- a CDS encoding mandelate racemase/muconate lactonizing enzyme family protein produces the protein MKITQIETLKTEEFSNVLWVRVHTDAGIIGLGETFYGAGAVEAHIHDTLAMRLLGKNPLHIEALHREMTNLPMAQASTGAESRATSAIDIGLWDIFGKVCDQPVHQMLGGLCRDKQRVYNTCAGYKYVRSHNIKPVSTWNLGDANGPYEDLDGFMNRADAVAESLLESGITAMKIWPFDPAAIENHGVHITPEQMKKAVEPFEKIRKAVGDKIEIMVEFHSLWNLPTAIKIARVLEQYQPTWYEDPIRMNSPQALSEFARSTTVPVCASETLGSRFPYKDMLDRDAMQIVMADLCWTGGLTEGRKIAALADTYHRPFAPHDCIGPVGFIAAIHASFSQPNTLIQESVRAFYTGWYKELVDNVPVIENGYVLPMEGPGLGVDLLPAVYERSDLSVRRSTL, from the coding sequence GTGAAAATCACACAGATCGAGACACTGAAAACCGAAGAGTTTTCCAATGTCCTATGGGTCCGCGTTCACACGGACGCAGGGATCATCGGGCTTGGGGAGACATTTTACGGTGCGGGTGCCGTTGAAGCGCATATCCATGATACGCTGGCGATGCGCCTGCTGGGCAAAAACCCGCTGCACATCGAAGCGCTGCACAGGGAGATGACCAATCTTCCCATGGCGCAGGCATCGACAGGAGCAGAATCCCGTGCAACGTCTGCGATCGACATTGGCCTTTGGGATATCTTCGGCAAGGTCTGTGATCAGCCCGTCCATCAGATGTTGGGCGGTCTGTGCCGCGACAAACAGCGTGTCTACAACACATGTGCTGGCTACAAATATGTTCGATCCCACAACATCAAGCCGGTTTCCACATGGAACCTTGGCGATGCGAACGGTCCTTACGAAGACCTCGACGGGTTCATGAACCGCGCCGACGCTGTGGCGGAAAGCCTACTGGAAAGCGGCATCACCGCCATGAAAATCTGGCCATTTGATCCGGCCGCCATTGAGAACCACGGCGTGCACATCACGCCTGAGCAGATGAAGAAGGCTGTCGAGCCCTTCGAGAAAATCCGCAAGGCGGTGGGCGATAAAATAGAGATCATGGTCGAATTCCACTCACTGTGGAACCTGCCCACCGCCATCAAGATCGCCCGCGTATTGGAGCAATACCAGCCGACATGGTACGAAGATCCCATCCGCATGAACTCTCCGCAGGCACTGAGTGAGTTTGCGCGCTCCACGACAGTACCAGTCTGCGCAAGCGAAACGCTCGGTTCGCGCTTTCCCTACAAGGACATGCTGGACCGCGACGCGATGCAGATCGTCATGGCAGATCTCTGCTGGACCGGTGGTCTAACGGAGGGACGCAAGATTGCAGCGCTCGCCGACACCTATCACCGCCCTTTCGCGCCGCATGACTGCATCGGCCCTGTCGGTTTCATCGCGGCCATCCACGCCTCCTTCAGCCAACCCAACACGCTGATCCAGGAATCCGTTCGCGCTTTCTATACCGGATGGTACAAGGAGCTTGTGGACAATGTCCCGGTGATCGAGAATGGCTATGTCCTGCCGATGGAAGGTCCGGGACTGGGTGTCGACCTTCTTCCTGCCGTCTATGAACGTTCGGACCTCAGCGTCCGTCGCAGCACGTTGTGA
- a CDS encoding SDR family oxidoreductase has translation MTNPLFDLKGRTALVTGSSRGLGRAMAEGFAAAGAHVIINGTNGERVASTVADFTANGYEASASVFDVTSEEAIKAAFADFDAQGVEIDILVNNAGIQFRKPMVDLETADWQRVIDTNLTSAFMLGREAARRMIPRGRGKIINIGSLTSELARATVAPYTVAKGGIKMLTRAMAAEWAQFGIQANAIGPGYMITDMNQALIDNPEFDAWVKGRTPAKRWGKPEELAGTAVYLASGASDYVNGQIIYVDGGMLSVL, from the coding sequence ATGACCAATCCACTTTTCGATCTCAAGGGGCGCACCGCGCTCGTCACCGGCTCTTCGCGCGGCCTTGGTCGCGCCATGGCGGAAGGCTTTGCTGCTGCCGGTGCGCATGTCATTATCAACGGCACCAACGGCGAACGCGTCGCCAGTACAGTCGCCGATTTCACGGCAAACGGCTATGAAGCCAGCGCCTCCGTCTTCGATGTCACCTCGGAAGAGGCCATCAAAGCGGCCTTTGCAGATTTCGACGCACAGGGCGTGGAAATCGATATTCTCGTCAACAATGCCGGTATTCAGTTCCGCAAACCAATGGTCGATCTGGAAACGGCAGACTGGCAACGGGTCATTGACACCAACCTGACCAGCGCCTTCATGTTGGGCCGCGAGGCGGCACGCCGCATGATACCGCGTGGTCGCGGCAAGATCATCAATATCGGCTCCCTCACAAGCGAGTTGGCGCGCGCCACCGTCGCACCCTACACGGTTGCCAAGGGCGGCATAAAAATGTTGACCCGGGCCATGGCCGCCGAATGGGCACAGTTCGGCATTCAGGCCAACGCGATCGGACCTGGCTATATGATCACCGATATGAACCAGGCCCTGATCGACAATCCTGAATTCGACGCGTGGGTGAAAGGCCGCACGCCTGCGAAACGTTGGGGCAAACCGGAGGAACTGGCGGGAACAGCCGTCTACCTGGCGTCAGGGGCATCGGACTATGTCAACGGCCAGATCATCTATGTCGATGGCGGCATGCTTTCGGTGCTGTGA
- a CDS encoding L-idonate 5-dehydrogenase, translating into MRGIIIHAAKDLRVEEVDEPKLASNEASVQVSTGGICGSDLHYYHHGGFGTIRVLQPMALGHEFAGVVAKVADGVSHLAPGMRVAVNPSRACRHCRFCAEGMQNQCLDMRFMGSAMRVPHVQGGFRETVTVDASQCVPIADSLSMGEAAMAEPLAVCLHAAKQAGSLLGKQVLITGAGPIGALCVLMARFAGAARIVVTDVADEPLMTATKIGADEVINVAKNGAALDAYNKDKGTFDVLFEASGNQAALASALDVLRPGGVIVQLGLGGQMTLPVNTIVTKELQLRGTFRFHTEFAEAVDLMGKGLIDVKPLISATLPFTSATEAFDLASDRSRSMKVQLDFTRSNP; encoded by the coding sequence ATGCGAGGGATCATCATCCACGCAGCCAAAGACCTGCGCGTTGAAGAAGTGGACGAACCGAAACTGGCTTCGAACGAGGCAAGTGTCCAGGTTTCAACAGGCGGCATTTGCGGGTCGGACTTGCACTATTATCACCATGGCGGGTTCGGAACGATCCGCGTTTTGCAACCGATGGCGCTTGGTCATGAGTTTGCAGGCGTCGTGGCCAAGGTTGCCGACGGCGTGTCGCATCTCGCTCCGGGCATGCGCGTCGCCGTAAACCCCAGCCGGGCCTGTAGACACTGCCGCTTTTGTGCTGAAGGCATGCAGAACCAGTGCCTCGATATGCGCTTCATGGGCAGCGCCATGCGCGTTCCCCACGTCCAGGGCGGCTTTCGCGAAACCGTGACAGTCGATGCGTCGCAATGCGTGCCGATTGCCGACAGCCTGTCCATGGGAGAGGCTGCGATGGCTGAACCCTTGGCAGTCTGCCTTCACGCGGCCAAGCAGGCGGGCTCACTCCTGGGCAAGCAGGTGCTGATCACCGGCGCCGGGCCAATCGGCGCACTCTGCGTTCTGATGGCACGGTTCGCTGGTGCAGCCCGCATCGTCGTTACGGATGTAGCCGACGAGCCGCTTATGACTGCAACAAAAATCGGAGCCGATGAGGTCATCAACGTCGCCAAAAATGGTGCCGCGCTCGACGCCTACAACAAGGACAAGGGAACGTTCGACGTCCTGTTCGAAGCATCGGGCAATCAGGCAGCGCTCGCATCCGCACTGGACGTGTTGCGACCCGGTGGCGTGATCGTGCAGCTTGGACTAGGCGGGCAGATGACGTTGCCGGTCAACACAATCGTCACCAAGGAACTTCAGCTTCGTGGCACGTTTCGTTTCCACACCGAATTCGCTGAAGCCGTCGATCTGATGGGCAAAGGCCTGATTGATGTAAAACCACTTATCTCGGCGACCTTGCCATTTACATCAGCAACAGAAGCCTTCGACTTGGCCAGTGACCGGTCACGCAGCATGAAGGTCCAGCTTGATTTCACGCGGAGCAATCCATGA
- a CDS encoding ureidoglycolate lyase, which yields MISIVPQALTQEKFAPYGLVSGLTAAGSLLIEGAFDATEDAQKPVIQIVKIELPQKTILIKQLEAHPFSAQTFLALDMAPSLIVVCDWKGTEGPDLATLKAFIAQPDQIVTYRRGVLHHKITPRAPLATFAMAMRQTDRGDDTVLYALGEPVSIDLSL from the coding sequence ATGATTTCGATTGTCCCCCAAGCCTTGACGCAGGAAAAATTTGCACCGTATGGATTGGTTTCCGGTCTGACGGCGGCAGGTTCCCTGCTCATTGAAGGAGCTTTCGATGCGACGGAAGATGCCCAAAAACCGGTGATTCAAATCGTCAAAATCGAATTACCTCAAAAGACTATTCTCATCAAGCAACTGGAGGCTCACCCTTTTTCGGCGCAGACTTTCCTGGCACTGGATATGGCGCCCTCCCTGATCGTCGTTTGTGACTGGAAGGGAACCGAAGGACCGGACCTGGCAACGCTCAAAGCCTTCATCGCCCAGCCAGATCAGATCGTCACCTATCGACGGGGCGTCCTGCATCACAAGATAACGCCACGCGCACCATTAGCGACGTTCGCGATGGCGATGCGACAAACGGATCGAGGCGACGACACGGTGCTGTACGCACTTGGTGAACCAGTGAGTATCGATCTATCTCTTTAG
- a CDS encoding SUMF1/EgtB/PvdO family nonheme iron enzyme, whose amino-acid sequence MNNEDIDAADSLISQAREFGAAQLFALPDASIVDLATGYIPLLVNFTFEDKAAKGLRKLTDQAEPEPAVYFSALEMVRDYPALLLTGETGSGKTTFAKHLAFSLVQGDFAPRAIPRNDLGAVHDEQWTLGGVVPLYLTVDPSKTFEELLASSTDVALHADLGLLLILDGIEAAGDAGCQLLAEALAFQSRHPAVKLLALGEVSVVKSWALPAGYVRYDLLPLLKSQRRDTALRLAGLDLGATGIALGTAAANPAQFVMAMHGGDVGESAETITDSWLAKISGDAQTSDLFCGLALDALTAEVDDPTIMPITRVRQLLAAVHLASKPADLAVEHFRKKPGLWAPVMTSLAARLSGKNEASALVEALIEGEGDAVLRGALLAADMVTATGPLRDRIAAHLQKIVSHGALSAPERETAGRRLSLWGDPRELDALADVTGGEFTFGSHSHPNSAPPHPVTVDAFRIGLYPVTNSAYGAFVRDTNRLWRSPDGFSDDRRSAPATDLTWHDARAYCDWLTHRWRVQGRISADEFVRLPTEPEWERAARGDQPDIGPDVLSYPWGHAWMDDAANSEEAGFNTTCTVGLFPKGRSPYGCYDMVGQVWEWCTTLWGDDMATPDFEYPYSNDEREAADAAPSIRRVLRGGCFSSGKLKACCTYRGSLEPDGFWRGNGFRIVVSR is encoded by the coding sequence ATGAACAATGAGGACATAGACGCGGCGGACAGCCTGATTTCGCAAGCACGCGAGTTTGGTGCCGCTCAGCTTTTTGCACTGCCGGATGCCTCGATTGTCGATCTGGCGACGGGTTATATTCCGCTGCTCGTCAACTTTACATTTGAGGACAAGGCGGCCAAGGGCCTGCGCAAGCTGACCGATCAGGCAGAACCCGAACCCGCCGTCTATTTCTCGGCGCTGGAAATGGTGCGCGATTATCCAGCACTCCTGCTGACAGGGGAGACTGGAAGCGGCAAGACCACGTTTGCGAAGCATCTGGCGTTCTCACTCGTGCAAGGTGACTTTGCGCCCCGCGCCATTCCGCGCAACGATCTCGGTGCAGTGCATGATGAGCAATGGACCCTGGGCGGTGTTGTGCCGCTCTATCTGACTGTAGACCCGTCAAAAACTTTCGAGGAACTGCTCGCATCTTCCACGGATGTTGCGCTCCATGCGGACCTTGGGCTTTTGCTGATCCTCGATGGCATAGAGGCGGCCGGTGACGCAGGGTGTCAGCTGCTTGCCGAAGCGCTGGCGTTCCAGAGCCGCCATCCGGCTGTGAAGCTGCTTGCACTCGGCGAGGTCTCTGTCGTCAAGAGCTGGGCGCTTCCCGCGGGCTATGTGCGCTATGATCTGCTGCCGCTTCTGAAAAGCCAACGTCGGGACACGGCTTTGCGACTGGCGGGCCTCGATCTCGGCGCGACAGGGATTGCTCTTGGCACTGCCGCGGCCAATCCCGCGCAGTTCGTCATGGCCATGCATGGCGGCGATGTGGGTGAGAGCGCCGAGACCATCACCGACAGCTGGCTTGCAAAGATTTCCGGTGATGCTCAGACCAGCGACCTCTTTTGTGGTCTGGCGCTCGATGCGCTGACAGCCGAGGTGGATGACCCGACCATCATGCCCATCACCCGCGTGCGGCAATTGCTGGCGGCGGTGCATCTGGCATCCAAGCCCGCTGATTTGGCCGTTGAACATTTTCGCAAGAAGCCAGGCCTTTGGGCACCGGTCATGACAAGCCTTGCTGCGCGTCTTTCCGGCAAGAATGAGGCCAGCGCCCTGGTTGAAGCGCTGATAGAAGGCGAGGGTGATGCGGTTCTGCGGGGCGCGTTGCTGGCGGCGGATATGGTGACGGCCACAGGACCTCTGCGTGACCGCATTGCGGCGCATTTGCAAAAAATCGTCAGCCACGGAGCGCTCTCAGCGCCGGAACGTGAGACGGCGGGCCGCAGGCTCTCGCTATGGGGTGACCCGCGCGAACTCGATGCATTGGCAGATGTTACAGGTGGGGAATTCACCTTCGGCTCTCACAGCCATCCCAATTCAGCACCGCCTCATCCAGTTACCGTCGACGCCTTTCGTATCGGCCTTTATCCGGTGACCAACAGTGCCTATGGTGCCTTCGTGCGCGACACGAACCGGCTGTGGCGCAGCCCGGACGGGTTTTCGGATGACCGACGCAGTGCTCCTGCGACCGACCTGACATGGCACGATGCACGAGCCTATTGTGACTGGTTGACGCATCGCTGGCGTGTGCAAGGGCGTATTTCGGCAGACGAATTCGTGCGATTGCCGACGGAACCGGAATGGGAGCGTGCCGCGCGCGGCGACCAGCCGGATATAGGGCCGGATGTCCTCAGCTATCCTTGGGGACATGCTTGGATGGACGATGCGGCGAATTCGGAAGAGGCCGGCTTCAATACCACCTGCACGGTTGGCCTGTTTCCGAAAGGGCGTTCACCCTATGGCTGCTACGATATGGTCGGTCAGGTCTGGGAGTGGTGCACCACGCTGTGGGGCGACGATATGGCAACGCCCGACTTCGAATATCCCTATTCGAACGATGAGCGTGAAGCTGCGGATGCGGCACCGTCAATCCGGCGCGTTCTGCGCGGAGGCTGCTTTTCAAGCGGTAAACTGAAAGCCTGCTGCACATACCGGGGAAGCCTCGAACCGGATGGCTTCTGGCGCGGCAATGGATTTCGGATCGTGGTTTCGCGGTAG
- a CDS encoding VOC family protein, which yields MKKDYSITFFYYDDIHAVLPFYEEVLGFELVLDQTMARIYRIAENCYFGIVDGNRGHLKHQEKSAVLLTIVSQDVEGWHKRLREAGVAGQSEMLRGTFCEHFFFEDPAGYAIEIQRFHNPDVAKLFP from the coding sequence ATGAAAAAAGACTATTCGATCACCTTCTTCTATTACGACGATATCCATGCTGTCCTGCCGTTTTATGAAGAGGTTCTGGGCTTCGAACTGGTGCTCGATCAGACAATGGCACGCATCTACCGCATCGCTGAAAACTGCTATTTCGGCATTGTTGATGGCAATCGCGGTCATCTGAAACATCAGGAAAAGAGCGCCGTGCTGCTGACCATCGTCTCTCAAGATGTGGAGGGTTGGCACAAGCGGTTGAGGGAAGCAGGCGTTGCCGGTCAGTCGGAGATGCTGCGTGGAACCTTCTGCGAGCATTTTTTCTTTGAAGATCCCGCAGGTTATGCCATCGAAATCCAGAGATTTCATAACCCAGATGTGGCAAAGCTCTTTCCATGA
- a CDS encoding ABC transporter substrate-binding protein: protein MSTLTIALEKVDFLPPARVTDDTSILTLKNLVFEPLLKWNDGQVLPALFSHWTHRPDGREWRFVIREGAVFHDGKPCVASDITDFIDGILEAVDTFGMKWSYARYLADAEIVADGDGAIVVRNPHPIADILDIFSEFYICRFAPDGTPVLGTGPFRVLNFETKVRTELERVSGNAEPQRIIALCEPSADQRYALLKSDKVDAALNLERVEGKLEFDDAFQWGRAVNTLSVMYYLNCSEGIFRFPEARLAANHAVDTAAICHEIFGDLAVPSSSIVSPFHLGMKTAGLSPIAYDRDRARALLTEVDGDRKIKLRTPTFMPERAPEISRFVANALEAVGFEVEIEVENDRPEYARQIGAKKMGDLAIFDSSPHSTYRILNDKISSVTKAVWWQGYDDPEAERLIAAANAAVEQDTRERAYAACLTYLNANPPWLYLAHPVDVFAARKDIAGLSIDHKGTLTIA from the coding sequence ATGTCCACTCTGACTATAGCCCTCGAAAAAGTCGATTTCCTGCCACCGGCACGGGTGACGGATGACACCAGTATTCTGACGCTGAAAAATCTTGTGTTCGAACCGCTGCTGAAATGGAATGACGGCCAGGTCTTGCCCGCCCTGTTCTCGCATTGGACGCACAGACCAGATGGACGCGAATGGCGCTTCGTCATTCGCGAAGGCGCTGTGTTCCATGACGGTAAGCCTTGTGTCGCTTCCGATATCACCGACTTCATCGATGGCATTCTGGAGGCCGTCGATACGTTCGGCATGAAATGGTCCTATGCCCGCTATCTTGCCGATGCCGAGATCGTGGCGGATGGTGACGGAGCGATTGTGGTGCGCAACCCCCATCCCATCGCCGATATTCTCGATATCTTCTCAGAGTTTTACATCTGCCGCTTCGCACCTGACGGCACGCCGGTTCTGGGTACAGGGCCATTCCGCGTTCTGAATTTCGAAACCAAGGTCCGAACTGAACTGGAGCGTGTCTCCGGTAATGCAGAACCGCAGCGCATCATCGCGCTTTGCGAACCGTCCGCCGACCAACGCTACGCACTATTGAAATCCGACAAGGTCGATGCCGCGCTCAATCTGGAGCGGGTCGAGGGCAAGCTGGAGTTCGATGATGCCTTTCAATGGGGCAGGGCTGTCAACACGTTGTCGGTCATGTATTACCTCAATTGCAGCGAGGGCATTTTCCGGTTTCCCGAGGCACGGTTAGCGGCCAATCACGCGGTGGATACGGCGGCCATATGCCACGAAATATTTGGCGATCTTGCCGTGCCGTCTTCCAGCATCGTCAGTCCCTTTCATCTCGGCATGAAAACGGCTGGGCTTTCACCCATCGCCTATGATCGCGACCGGGCGCGTGCCTTGCTGACCGAGGTAGATGGAGACCGCAAGATAAAGCTTCGCACGCCCACTTTCATGCCGGAGCGTGCGCCGGAAATCAGCCGGTTCGTGGCCAACGCACTTGAAGCTGTTGGGTTTGAGGTAGAAATCGAGGTCGAAAACGACCGGCCGGAATATGCCCGCCAGATTGGCGCTAAGAAGATGGGCGATCTGGCGATATTCGATTCCTCGCCGCACAGCACCTACCGCATTCTCAATGACAAGATATCGAGCGTCACGAAAGCCGTGTGGTGGCAAGGTTACGACGATCCTGAAGCCGAACGGCTGATCGCGGCGGCCAATGCGGCAGTGGAGCAGGATACCCGTGAACGCGCCTATGCCGCTTGCTTAACCTATCTCAACGCGAATCCGCCCTGGCTTTATCTGGCGCATCCCGTCGATGTTTTCGCGGCGCGCAAGGACATCGCCGGCCTTTCGATCGATCACAAGGGCACGCTGACGATCGCCTGA
- a CDS encoding ABC transporter permease, which yields MSEFFNFLRKNTLALAGSIILLSLVCVIVFGPMISPYSPTKLDVLHKLAAPSFEHWLGTDAFGRDIFTRIMYGGRATLAIGVGVVAIAFVVGVTIGMLAGFLGGWFDSVVMRIVDAILAFPALVLAIALAAAFGPSLENAMLAVAITLAPQFARVARSQALSISVKPYVEAAVSLGLPTPRILFRYVFVNGLGPLLVQSTLALGSAILQTASLGFLGLGAQPPMAEWGADVSANLQFVRSAAWVALAPGMAILLAVLSFNLIGDSLADWFNPRRRNELD from the coding sequence ATGTCAGAGTTTTTCAACTTCCTGCGCAAAAACACGCTGGCTCTGGCGGGCAGTATCATCCTGCTATCGCTGGTCTGCGTGATCGTGTTCGGGCCGATGATCTCGCCCTATTCGCCAACCAAGCTGGATGTGCTTCACAAGCTGGCCGCGCCGAGTTTCGAACATTGGCTTGGCACGGATGCCTTTGGGCGCGATATCTTCACGCGCATCATGTATGGCGGTCGCGCCACATTGGCCATTGGCGTGGGCGTTGTGGCCATCGCTTTTGTGGTTGGCGTGACCATCGGCATGCTGGCGGGTTTTCTCGGTGGCTGGTTTGATAGTGTCGTCATGCGCATCGTGGATGCCATTCTGGCGTTTCCGGCCCTTGTGCTGGCCATTGCGCTTGCTGCTGCCTTCGGCCCGAGCCTTGAAAATGCGATGCTGGCCGTTGCCATCACGCTTGCCCCGCAATTTGCCCGCGTCGCCCGCAGCCAAGCGCTTAGCATTTCCGTCAAGCCCTATGTCGAGGCGGCGGTTTCGCTTGGGCTACCGACGCCGCGCATTCTCTTCCGCTATGTCTTCGTCAACGGTCTTGGGCCGCTGCTGGTGCAATCGACGTTGGCGCTTGGCAGTGCCATTCTGCAAACCGCAAGCCTCGGTTTTCTGGGACTTGGTGCGCAGCCGCCCATGGCGGAGTGGGGTGCGGATGTGTCCGCCAACCTGCAATTCGTGCGCAGTGCCGCCTGGGTGGCGCTCGCCCCCGGCATGGCGATCCTGCTTGCGGTGCTCTCCTTCAACCTGATCGGCGATTCCCTTGCCGATTGGTTCAATCCGCGCCGTCGCAACGAACTCGACTGA